ttatcatttttaacaatttttgagattgcggagtggattttCTGTTGCCAACAGGGCCAATAAGAGTTCAAAGGACACATTACATGTAGACCCCAATTTTggcgaaaaaaagaagaaaacaaatttgcattcacaaaattaaaactttattaaagaaccagaaaaaaacagacTCGTTATTGTCATGTACGTCTATGATactgaggttacgggagacgaaaGCAAAACGAAaccgcatagttctaggagtagcgaAGAAGCACTTATCTGGTGACTTTCATGTgtaattttactaataaataacgttaatattattaataatttttaattaaaattttaaaaaagtgaTGATCATTCTGATAAGACAAACGTGTAAAAATACAGGTCAATGCGCCTAGTAAGTGTACTGTAATTACAAATTTCTTAAGCAATGACAAGTGAAAAGTCTTTGTGTGTTAAACATTAATGAGTAGActtaatttgtacaaaaaaattcCATTCCTAACATAAATAAACCATCCATGTTTTTGGTCAAGTCAAGTGTCCGGAATCTGGGCATTCAGGAGTCTTTGTTGTGTCAACCTTCGTCCGATAAAACTTACCATAAGTTTGCGTCTGTTTTAGGCCATTCCGAAACATAAACTAACTCCATCTCAATTCACAACGATCCAATGAATTTTACTGATAGCTTTGAAATAATGTGATTGACCTAATTACGACTaaaaagtcaaggtaaatttaCTGGTGTTCAATTATAAATAATTTCCGtcatgggcgccgccatattgattTACAGAATGATTAAATGCACCTTTGTTTTCGGTATTTAATATGGCAATTTATTCAATTTTATATTTCATAAATAAGTACTATACagcataaaatattattttattttttatggtttaAGTTTCATAACAttatcttttattttaaattaaaatattattacaattgGTGAATATGTCAAATTTTAGTCAGGCTGGTGAACAGACTGGTTCTCTCTGTAATTGGGGCTAACTTTGAAGAAAGCGTCAGGGTACAGTTCAGTGTTGATAATGGCAGCGGGACTTTCAGAAACTGGTGCTCaggtaaattgtaaattgaatGGTTTTCTTGATATAATAACATGGTTTTGGTGACAGTTATTGTATTGAGTGTTTGGGGGTGAACAAATATAGCTTTGTTGTCGATAAATATTGCTGATCACTAGAAATTGTAgaataactttttaaattttagttaGGCAATCAATTACAGTTTGCACTCCACAACAAAAGACCACACATTAAGGTTTATCGCGGTTCAGAACCGCACTGCGTTATGGGAAGGcagatggggcagtttgctatgcggtgtatgttgtcatgcacgactcgggctagttgcgataacgtaaccctcctgctgcCGACGGCTACgctgtcggcaggagggttacgttatcgcaactagactCGGGCACGCACACCtttacctttgtgtgggttcaacagcgccctctcttgatattttgctattcgcgataaaccttattgctTCTAAGTTCTAGTAATATTAATACTATACAGAATTagtgggaaaagtttccgtatggcgccaccactttttcattcgatatgaaataatatagtatctaatttacctccatgagatatccctttttgtaagaatgagtgaaaaagtggtggcgccatacgaaaagttATCCAATTAGTGAATGTTGACACTGCCCTGACAGAAGAATAGTATCATGATCATGTAGCCAAGGGGATAATCGCACCGGACTCCAGTTGCGATTAACCCTCTCGACGGGTTGGGAGGCTGGAGTGGTTGAGTTGAGGGTCACGAGAATGGAGGATTACCATGGTTACGATTATTGAAACTTGGtaaccagactcaagctctggtatttgtGATCAGGAGAGTGTGAATTTGATCCCTGTCTTCGAACTTGTGTCCGGCTGTAAGACAGCCTCACTTGATTAAAATACAAAACTGTTTTCTCCCCATTATTACAGCTGTTTGCTCGTCTTGGCTCAAAACCTTCGCTGGAAACACTTGATCCTCGTCTGTTCCCGCCTCCAGACTGTCTCCGCCCATCCCACGCAGTTGAATTCTACGGACCAATAGGATGCGGAAAGACAGAGATGCTTCTTCACATCATCAGCAGGTGTATCCTACCGGGTTGTTGGAGGGGTGCGGTCCTTGGGGGTATGGGGGTGGGTGTGGTTCTTGTGGATGCTGATTTTCAATTCTCGATGTTGAGGCTGTTTCAGATTCTTGAGAGGAGGGTAGCAGATGTGATGGAGAGGATGAAGAATGAGGATCAGAACTCTAAAGCAGCAACCAAAAGTGAAAGTACGTTTACTGCGTTTCAGGAGGAAGAAATATTTGTTCATTCAATATTTTCATCATCAggcatttttttgaaataattatatcTTTAAACTACCACCCAATGTTTTCAAACAAATGTAACACAAACTCTAGAAGGTTTACTTTTTGTTGAGGAAACAAGCCTCATTTATAAAATAAtccttttttaataaaacatcagataaatttgttgttgcttacttttttttctttcacagaagGCTCACTTCAAAGTTCAACAGGTATGGATAAGAAGGTCAAGTGTGGCGCACAAGAGAAACCAAAGAtttgtagaatgtgcaataataATGACACTATTAAAGACAAAACTCCTGATTTCGATCAGCAAAGTGTTAATGCTTGCCTTTGTAGTCAGGGGAATGCAAATGAAATAACAGCCAGCCTAGGAAAGAAACGCACAAGAACAGGTAATGTCAAACATGATGATGGGGCTCCCTACAGTGCAACAAAAAAACTACCAGGTTGTAAAGACACAACACAGAGTAACCAAACATTTGAAATGCCATCAGCAGATGATGTAGAAGCATTCATCAAATCCTGTCTGAACCGGTTCTATCTGGTTCGCTCCGGTGGGAGCAGTGACCAACTCATCATGGATCTCCACTCACTGGAGTCCCTTGTTGCCAACAGACCAGACGTGAGCATCCTCATGCTCGAGAACATCGCCGCTTTCTATTGGACGGATAAGGGTAACTCAGGAGGCGTGGCCTCAGCCGCAGAGGCCAATCAGCGCAGAGCTGTCGATATCATCAAGCGTCTGATTGAAGAGTACCGGCTAGTGTTTATGGCCACGAAACCTGCCCTCATCCAACGCGGTCATCGCACTAAGGGGTTTGATGATTCATTACCTGCCACACCTTCACATACAAATCTCTCGCATTCGGACAGCAATAAGTACAGCCATCATGAATTCATGTGCAATGCTTGGAATAAACTAATCACTCATAGATATGTTATGAGGCGGATGGATCCAGTAAACCAGAACCGGGCAGTGTCTTTGCCAGGGAATTATTCAGCATTTAGGACTTTGCCATCTTCAGATCAACCATGTAGATTTAGCATTACAGAAAGAGGTTTAACGCACCACTGAATAAATTACAGAGGTCAAGAGCTTCTAACCCAAAGTTtctattgccattaattttaagagttggTTACATAAACTTTTTTGCAAATAGCCATttaatgaggtgcatgctggtctagacctacatgtaatgcACTTGTGCTTAGTATTTGCGATTAGGTCTGTGTACATgtgcctctcaaagatgaaattccagacctgaaATCAAAGGGGAACAAAAACCCAGCTgcacaagttttgagatgtgcttTTCTTCATCTATATCACAGATTGCGTACACTACAATCCAAAAAATCTACAAGTGTATTTTTCTCCCATTgaactttgtaaaatgtgtgCATTCAGAAGTCCTGGCTCTGTGGTAAACATTGACAATGAGACTAACAAGAGCATGTACATGTCTAAATAGCTATAGTGAGAGAATGGACAtggaccttatcgcaaatactcggtacgcacgcgttaaagaaacacattgccttgggtcagccgagttggtctttgaaaagcgttagtaACCGTTTGCTGTAAAATGCAtctgattagaaagatattttaaaagtagaatataatgatccacacaaattttccttgaaattgcgtgcctttaactttgcgacctaacacggtcggccatttatgagagtcaaaaatttgactcccataaatggccgaccgtgttagtcgacgaggtaaaaggaaaaccccgcaatttcgagtcatacttgtgtggatcattatactctacttttaaaatatctttctaatcttaaaatatctttctaatcatacgCATTTTactaacaaatggttacaaacgcttttcaaagaccaactcaaccgaattaaggcaaggtgttcctttaagcttggaatggggtgcatgctggtctagctagcgatcaactAGCAtgtacctcattcaacagttagcgcttgcacactgggtatttgcgaaaaggtttATGCATGCCTTACATGACTGTCTATCAATGACCtcagagagggcgctgtatgAGGTTATGACATCACACACACAATATCTATTTTGATATACAACAAAATGCACTTTAGCTATTGTTCCTATAATGCAGTTCTTTATTACAGCATTTATGTCTTGATATAGCTCATTTTTATAAGCCAGTTTACTCATGACTCAAAGTAAACAATTTAATAAACTGCTGCTTTTCAAAGTAGAGTCAGTACAAATTTCAAAACTCCTTGACTTGGAAAGTTAAAACATTCATCTTCACTTTTCACATGGATAACAATAAAgcataaacatgtttaaagggtatttttttcatgaagttTTATGTTTCAATGAAGTTGTGAACTTGTACATTTCATGTATTATGTGTGCACAAAGCTAATGGTCTATTTTAAATTATGGGTTTTCATGcttaaagcactggacacatttggttacTGTCAAAAACCAGCAccgagtattctcacttggtgtatcccaacatatgcataaaataacaaatcagacAGCGAcattttaagaaagaaaaaacacccttgttgaacataactgtgtcattttaaatgcctaagaaaggcttcaggcctaaagtcttttagctacttcagagggagcagtttctcacaacgttttatagtatcaacagctctccattgcacgttaccaagtaacgtagtgtccagtgcctttaaggagatcCCTCTCCAGCCTCTCccggcagttacaggttgcgtggcttctgactgacaaCCCGCGctcaaaaatttacaaaatagggagactgccaacattagcCGGAAAGGGAGCCCAATCCAGGGTGGGAGCCCAAGTCATAATGGGAGTCCAAGCCAGAATGGGTGCCCAAGTCATAATGTGAGTCCAAGCCAGAATGGGTGCCCAAGTCATAATGTGAGTCCAAGCTGGAACGGGTGCCCAAGTCATAATGTGAGTCCAAGCCGGAACGGGTGCCCAAGTCATAATGTGAGTCCAAGCCAGAATGGGTGCCCAAGTCATAATGTGAGTCCAAGCCAGAATGGGTGCCCAAGTCATAATGTGAGTCCAAGCCAGAATGGGTGCCCAAGTCATAATGTGAGTCCAAGCCAGAATGGGTGCCCAAGTCATAATGTGAGTCCAAGCCAGAATGGGTGCCCAAGTCATAATGGGAGTCCAAGCTGGAATGGGAGCCCAAATCTAAGTCCGATCCCAAGCTGCACCCGAAGCCAAAGGTGAGGTTTTAAAAACACCTTCAGTGCGTTGTGAAATTAAGCCCTGGTCCATTGTAGAAAAATACAAGAGATGCCTTCATATGTACATGGAGTCCTGCCGTTGTGTGTTCCTTTATCAAGTCCTGCCTGTGTGTTCTTTATACACATCGAGTCCTGCCAGTGTGTTCTTTGTTATGTTGGTACAAACACTGCCTCACAGAAGATGCATCTTTCTCGCAATGTTTCTCTGAGCCACATAGAATCTGAGAATGAGAGAAGGTACATTATTTTAatctttataaaacaaatactgaTGATAGCTTGTTAGCCCAAGGTGACATGTTCACTTTACAACATGGACAATGAGAGATTCAAGATGGCACCATCAGGGAACAGCTAATGGGTGTTTGGCGTCTCTTATGAAACTAACGCCCGTTTCGCTAGGCACACAAGGGatgcgccaaaccaaattcttAGTTAAGTACTGAAAAAGTTTGACTCTAAAACACTTCGGAGCGACTGGATGTGCTAAAAGTTGAatgatcgactgttgcagtcgttcggaacgactctggagcgccttggtttcagacgtcgatcttgtcataaGTTCGTccgtctgaaacaaaaatttggGTCCACCTAGAGTCGCTTCTATTTGGTACAGCGCGACACTGGTGTGCCTGTCTAAAACGAGTGGTGTAAAATAACTCTAAATACCTGTGTTTTCTGGTACAGGCAAGGCCATTGCATCACAATGACTGCACATTATTGGGATGGAGGTTGTTTGGCACAGCCGGAGACTCAGTGAACATCTCTCTGAAcagtcaaataaaacaattcaggTTTagttaaagaacaaaatatttcaaacaattgatagtttttgttttgctatgtAAGGCGTTATCTCAAGTTTGCTTGGAGATAAGTCTGTTATCAAACACGGGGTCTTGGAATATGAACAAACATTATGGGAAAGCTCTATTAAAGAATTTGGCCACacatttttttggaaaaaacatCCTGTTCAATGTCAGGGCGTTTTTACATCCCTACTGGTTTGcgcatgatccaattaagttcactgtttggaaaaggattTACATGGAGATAataggtgtgagttgccagacaaaaaggatgttttattttagcctctttctttaatggtGCTTTCCCGTATTTAATATAGCATGTATGCTTCCCTTATtcatatgggacgcagaagcactaAACATGTCTGCGTCCATTGGCACTTAAAAAATGGAAAGTAAAAAGAAATCCTAGGGCAATAAAAGATTGAAGATGATAGTAAATTAGGAACAAATAGTGAAAATAAACAATCCTTACTCCATCTGTGTCCATTCTTACAAGCGTCCGATGATGTACTTGTTAGTTCTATATGTATGAAAAATCAGTCAGTTAAGGACTTCACTGTATGCTTTATcaattatttttatcaatattacaTAGATTGTTTACGTTACCGGTATGTGTAAAGCACATACAATCAGTGCTTATCTGattcctgtgaaaacaaaatccacaggcattcTAACTCAGGTAGTATTAAAAACCCACAACCCCTGCCAATCTAGAGCATATATCTTACCACTAAAACATCTAGCACTGgtcatctttaaaacaaattattattcccAGATGCAAAGTAatacatctattaaattgttttaagagattttaagttttgcattggggataaagaatattattttgtgttaccCTCAGACATCAGTGttgagttaaaaaaaagagATTAACTTGTCATTGTTCCATTTATAAACCATGTCATTATTCATAAACAATGAAATTAAAACTGCTGTTACAtcaaaaatctttaaaatattatctactatttaatgaaaatattttaatttaaaggatATTTTCTTCGCAAAGGTCACATGACTCTCTCCTCCCAACTTCTGACGAATGAGGAAAGACGTTGTGTACTTCAGTAACAAGGCCTCTGATTGGCTCGTCAGTTGTTTCACTGTGGTCCGACAGCCAATCAGCCATTAATAACAATGCAGTGGCTGAAGCTATAAGGTAAAAAGCAAAGATTAGTGTACATGAATTAAACTTGGAAGTTTTCAGCGAgttcaaacaacaaaataaaaacactgctGCTACTAAAATTATATTTAAGGTCACATTTCATCAATTGTTAACACCCAAAATCCACATTATCAATAACTGGTTAAAAATACAGGATTGGAAAAGTTGACAATACAAAAGGATATAAAGTTAACCACCCAGCTGGCaaaagccaatctctctcatacaaacattggttcaacatctttgattatgaattgcacaattCAAGAAACTATGattcattaaagccattggacactttcggtaaacagtattgtccaaggcccacacttcatgtttcacaacttctatataaataacaaacctgtgaaaatttaggctcaatcggtcatcggagtcgggagaagataacgggaaaacccaccctagtttccgcacgttttgccgtgtcatgacatgtgtttaaaataaatccgtaattcccgatatcgagaattgatattgttttaatgttttctcaaaaagtaaagcatttcatgaaataatatttcaagagaagtctttcaccattaccttctgtaaaccctgtaagttatttgtaaatctgtgaacttttaatttttgttctgtaccgaaagtgtccaatggcttcaactaaaaaaaaaaattgtgaaatcagcttgATAGGATTTTACTAATtaaaccactggaccacggtcaCCACAGGCTGGCATGGTTTATCCATGACTGAAAACCACAGTGAATGATATTGAATAGTCGAACAGTAATAGATTTTTAAGACGTACCAGTGTCACTATGTTTAATTGGCACGGGGATGTATTGCCATGACTGCAGTGCTGAAATAATGTGCAGTTTCACTAGTTCTGCTTCAATTTTTTGTATGTCAGATTCCTGCAAAAAAAACCAGGAAAATGATTAcgaagaaaaaaggaaaaagaaactgAGCACTATTCATTAACCTTTTCAATCTTGGTGTCATTTTTCAACCAATTGACTAACTGATCAAAACCAGTCAACTGCAGTGCAGAGCACATTTAGTTGACCCatggttgactactgaccagcaacgtacatcgcagtgatgcactcactcgaacgactcaACCTGCCGCATTTTCAccatagtgtcactggttccccctctgcgctttacacgtgttagaatggaacatgctattgggaccagtgaagagaCCATGGGCCCGAGGCTGGTTCctaatggtcgaccacagtagtaaactaatggttgaccagcctgggttcaagtgcaaatggtcaacctttagttaagtgcacactcaaacttgctcgCAGATGTTTTGTATGGTGGCTGTGCACAGAAATATCTGTGTAATGTGCAGATACACTCCCTATATGATTACAtcttgcaggctggcatagttaaTCCTTCAATCATAAATACAGTTTagccattctgattggttgagaggagAGAATGTGCATTAAACCAGTTTAACCATACAaccagtttaaaggcactggacacctttagttattgtcaaagaccagtattttcacttggtgtttcccaacatatgcataaaataacaaatctgtgcaataggtcatcaaagttgcaagagaaaacacccttgttgcacaaatttgtgtacttttagatgcacaataaaaaggcttcaggcctgaagttatttaatatttgactgagaaattacctttttctcaaaaaatacataatttcaaagggagccatttctcacaatgtttattctATCACCAGCTctgcattgctcgttaccaagtaagtttttatgctaacaattattttgagtaagtaccaatagagtccagtgtctttaaccataaGTACATTTTCCAAATGATTACCAAGACAATAAAACATCTCCTCCACCATCTTTTCCTTCTCATTTTCTGCATCCAGCTCTTTCTTCATCCCTCGTATCATTTAACCATAAAACCAGTTTTaccaaacttttaaaaatgaaaaaaaacaaaaaaaattcaactcACAGTCTCCTCCACCATCTTCTCCTTCTCATTTTCTGCATCAAGCTCTTTCTTCAGCCCCTTGATATGACACAAACGCAGACGCAACAAGAACCGTCTCAGTCTCAGCAAGTAGCAATGACCTCTGTCCTGACCGACCTCAGACTTGATCTGGGTCACTTCCCCGTCGGCAATCGACTGTAATTCTTGAGGAAGCTCGTTGCTGGAATTAACTGCTGTCTGGCGGACGTACTCGAGCATATCtactttttcactcaaatatccTGAAAATTGTTCAACGAAGTATGGTTAAAGTAATTTGgttaaacttttaaaatatacaaGTAGTCCATTTCATAACATCAGAAAACGAGGTACAGACAACAGCAGACACAAAAAGTCACACATAAAAACAGCAAAAACGTCAGTGGACATTTGGTAAATACTCACAATAGttaaaagcataaaaccttaattggtaacgagtaatggggagaggttgatagtataaaactttgtgagaaacggctccctctgaatttgatttcgagaccccagatttagaatttaaggtctcaaaatcaagcatctgaaagcacacaacttcgtgtgacaatgatgtttttttctttcatagttatctcgcaactttgacgaccaattgagctcaaacttttacaggtttgttattttatgcatatgttgagatacaccaagtgagaagactggtctttgataattaccaatagtgtccactgtctttaacagttaGATTCTTTTTAGTTTGTACACATGCTTTGAAAAAAGAGTTACACATTGAGTGTAACTTACTTTTGGGATTCAGTAATCCTGCAACAATGTAGGCAGAGTTTCTCACAGTGTGGAAATTGAGTTTTCTCAAGTTGAACCTGTTTTGCCTCCAATGGtagctgaaaataaataaaattttacaaaatttacattacaAATCATCGCACACACACACTAAAAAcacttcagaaaaaaaaatggtttcttaccaaaacacacaaaattctTAAAGTCGATtattgcaacaacaaaataatgacaaaactGTCAACTTCTGTCTTAATGAAGTgggtttaaaaaagaaaaattaaaatattaacttacgTGAATGGAAACGCTGCAAAGATCCCATTAGGTGACACTGCGCTGCCAAAAGCTTTTATATTAGGAATATCTGGTTCCAAAATATCTATTGTCAATACCTTATCTGAGGATaagataaaaaaatgtaattgcaATATAAAACAAAGTTCTTTTCATATAGGCCGACAGGCATCTCAAAGCgtttattgtttttatgaaaggTATGAAAAGTTATGTTTGAATTGTCGAACCcatgggtttacaaggtgatacaGAGCAATAAATGTATGGATACTGAAGTGGACTGATGTTCGTACCTGAGGTGGTCCAATCAATGCTAACTTGGTGAAGAGAGCCACACGTGCTTCCAGTCAATACTGTGTCGCCCGATACACACAAACCTGAACAAATAAACATttactgtctttaaaaatatctaAAGAAAAACCATTAAGTGTTCAAAAAAGTAGAAAGTCTTCTACtttaaaagaaagatctcatttgcTTTAGCTATAAGATTATATGGGGTCTGATTGTAATCCAGAAACATGACAGTAAAAAACGCGCCATTACAAACTGTAAATgagaaaacacattttttgtaaTGGTGCCCAAACCGAGAGGGGTGAATCCAATTACAAATGGCAAAACAAAGTTGGTTTTTGATTGAAATTAATGTGTTTGCATGGGTAACaggaaaaaaaatttaaatccCAAAGCCAACTGGTTAATAAAAACCTGTACTCTTATGCCCAGCGCTAGGGGTTGTGTTCAACGATAGCAAGCGAAATATTCAAAATCAGAGTTTTCcttcttcctagatggcctgcCTTCCACGGCTTGTTAGCCCAAGTTTGgaattttgaaattaaattacattCTTACTTGTAGGTGGTATGACATGTTGGCTCAGTGCTTGCGTCTGGCGGATTACAGCCATCTTACTCAGATCCAACAAAAATGCTAAGATGTACACTCCCTTGGTAGCGACAAGCGTTGCTGTACAAGTAGAGTCCTTcaaaataaagcaaacaaaaccTGACTTAGTAACCACACAAAATACATATTTTGCGATATTGTTTCCCATTTGAACTCAACAGAATCGTTCTCTTGCGGTTCCTTTTACAAATTTCGTGACCTCACCTAATACTCAATCGTGCAGCCGCTCTACCAGCTGGACTATCAAGCCATTTGCattctccctattttgttaGGAGGTACccgaaaaaacacaaatattacaCCCTGTTATAAAAGGTACTATGGTGTAAGCATGTTTCTTTTTCACATGCTAcccctcgtctatggaacaaactgcctgcactagtaaaatcatccgtttctcttcaaacaggcatttgattcaatggtttaattattgttatttttgttaccttttaggatgttttttcttaaatattgcatttgtattattgtattctataccacatgttctagatttctctcaacttaggtttacattttaatttgtgttgttgttattgtatattaattaatgctattgtttgtattttagcgccatgagcacttctgtggatttgtgcgctttataagttttcattattattattattattattattattattatgtttctaTATATGGTTTCATACAGGGATTAAatggaaaataaaaatcaatgttGGACCTTGACTACCACGTCATAGATTGGACAACTATCTGAGTAGGATTTTCTACGTTTTTGGACCGTTACGATCGAGTAGGATTCCTTAGCTGCTGACAAGTTCCGTCTTGTGGAACATGCCGGAAATAATTCACGGGATCCCGTTCTTGCCAGGTAGCTGCAGGGAAGGTGTGGAACGGTCTACCTCATTCCATCAGAGCCATACAGACAATAACCAC
This DNA window, taken from Asterias rubens chromosome 15, eAstRub1.3, whole genome shotgun sequence, encodes the following:
- the LOC117300152 gene encoding DNA repair protein XRCC2-like; protein product: MAAGLSETGAQLFARLGSKPSLETLDPRLFPPPDCLRPSHAVEFYGPIGCGKTEMLLHIISRCILPGCWRGAVLGGMGVGVVLVDADFQFSMLRLFQILERRVADVMERMKNEDQNSKAATKSEKGSLQSSTGMDKKVKCGAQEKPKICRMCNNNDTIKDKTPDFDQQSVNACLCSQGNANEITASLGKKRTRTGNVKHDDGAPYSATKKLPGCKDTTQSNQTFEMPSADDVEAFIKSCLNRFYLVRSGGSSDQLIMDLHSLESLVANRPDVSILMLENIAAFYWTDKGNSGGVASAAEANQRRAVDIIKRLIEEYRLVFMATKPALIQRGHRTKGFDDSLPATPSHTNLSHSDSNKYSHHEFMCNAWNKLITHRYVMRRMDPVNQNRAVSLPGNYSAFRTLPSSDQPCRFSITERGLTHH
- the LOC117299864 gene encoding general transcription factor 3C polypeptide 4-like: MAAPMKLAHEPAGNDALDWSDDNQIAVVSEKCVNIFSLQCDPSDPDSTFVFEKLLVKPCPDILEFDVGVSLKSLLKNDGKYNHYLQSTMTDRTLFPQHLKRTFCGECQTDRNGFIKAKWSPTVTSKLDRSLLACLTLDHRLTIHKRKLRKGNFTKIADLSILLNELLGQQEFAHSNEEPHPKLRNSTDIETKCKELTRRVYMLAAVNMEWSVVLYNDSDSSMDWETQKENVSSDSDAFILLAVSMKSGHVGIWKFRLPLDNESDISFYSVFLSGYQWAKSLAWCRTSPQQATSHAVKAGTCLAVGDHEGRISLWNQDARNEATPTFHKCLDVWTEKDLIAVSNMAWVCTSTTEDSTCTATLVATKGVYILAFLLDLSKMAVIRQTQALSQHVIPPTSLCVSGDTVLTGSTCGSLHQVSIDWTTSDKVLTIDILEPDIPNIKAFGSAVSPNGIFAAFPFTYHWRQNRFNLRKLNFHTVRNSAYIVAGLLNPKRYLSEKVDMLEYVRQTAVNSSNELPQELQSIADGEVTQIKSEVGQDRGHCYLLRLRRFLLRLRLCHIKGLKKELDAENEKEKMVEETESDIQKIEAELVKLHIISALQSWQYIPVPIKHSDTASATALLLMADWLSDHSETTDEPIRGLVTEVHNVFPHSSEVGRRESCDLCEENIELTSTSSDACKNGHRWKRCSLSLRLCQTTSIPIMCSHCDAMALPVPENTDSMWLRETLRERCIFCEAVFVPT